The following proteins are co-located in the Sphaeramia orbicularis chromosome 24, fSphaOr1.1, whole genome shotgun sequence genome:
- the clic5b gene encoding chloride intracellular channel protein 5b: MILWLKGVVFNVTTVDLKRKPADLHNLAPGTHPPFLTFNGEVKTDINKIEEFLEETLSPPKYPKLAAKQRESNTAGNDIFAKFSAYIKNTKPEANAVLEKGLTRALTKLDDYLSSPLPDEIDADSMEEEKGSNRSFLDGNELTLADCNLLPKLHIVKVVAKKYRNYDIPSDMTGVWRYLKNAYTRDEFTNTCAADAEIEIAYKDVARRLAK; this comes from the exons ATGATCCTCTGGCTTAAAGGAGTCGTGTTCAACGTCACCACCGTCGACCTCAAGAG GAAACCGGCTGATCTGCACAACCTGGCTCCGGGGACACACCCTCCGTTTCTGACGTTTAACGGAGAGGTCAAGACTGATATCAACAAGATCGAGGAGTTTCTGGAGGAAACGCTCAGCCCTCCGAA GTATCCCAAACTGGCCGCCAAGCAGAGAGAGTCCAACACAGCTGGAAATGACATCTTCGCCAAGTTCTCAGCCTACATCAAGAACACCAAACCAGAGGCCAACGCTG TTCTAGAGAAAGGTTTAACCAGGGCCCTGACGAAGCTGGACGACTACCTGAGCAGCCCTTTGCCAGATGAGATCGATGCAGACAgtatggaggaggagaagggatCCAATCGAAGCTTCCTGGACGGGAATGAGCTGACTCTGGCAGACTGCAACCTGCTGCCCAAACTGCACATAGTGAAG GTTGTCGCTAAGAAGTATCGCAACTATGACATTCCCTCGGACATGACGGGGGTGTGGCGGTATTTGAAGAACGCCTACACACGTGACGAATTCACTAACACCTGCGCTGCCGACGCTGAGATCGAGATCGCCTACAAAGACGTGGCGAGAAGATTGGCCAAGTAA